The genomic segment GCTTCCGCAATCTCTTGAGTGCTTGGCAGAGGGTGTTTTTGTTTTACCAGAAGCTCCCGCAAAGCAGCCACGATTGACTGCTTGCGGATTTCCTTTTCTTCCGGTCTTCTGGCTCTTTTTTTATCCACTCTTAGGAAACTATACGGCAGCGGACAACATCCAGTCAACCGTCTCTTGAAGAGATTTTTTCACAGACATAGGTTTCCATTGGAATTCTTTCGCCAATCGATCCGAGTTGTACTCTTGTTTTCTTTGTAGATAATCTTGCACTATCTCAGAGTTGATCTGTCTATCCAGACCTGTGACTGCATGTTTGAAAGCATCCAAATACGGCATGACCCTAACTATAAAGGAAGGAAGTTCCTTGCCGGTTGTTTTTGCCTTAGGATGTATCTCTTTCACTAACTTACACACTTGGGAAACTGAAAGAGTTTCTCCGGTTGCGATATATCTTCCTTGAGCTTTCGGGTTTTCGTAAGCCAGGATATGCGCCATCGCAACATCTCTCACATCCACATAAGAAAAAGTCATCTTGGGTGCGAATGGAAGTTGGCCTTTTAGAATATCTTGGATCAATTTTAGGGAAGAAGTAGGTTGAGTGAACTGAGGACCTAAAATGGTTCCGGGAAGAACAGTTACCAGATTCAAACCTAATTTTTTCGAAATCTCCCAAGCCAATTTTTCAGACTGAGTTTTGGAAATTGCATAAGGTTCTTTCGCGGAATCGTTCCAAGTGGATTCATTCAAAGGAGATTCCCCTTCTGCAATTGTTCCTACAGCGGCAATGCTCGAAGTATATACTACTTTTTTGATCCCTGCCTTATACGCTTCTTCCAAAATGTTCCTGGTTCCGTTGATATTCGGTTCCACCACTTCCTTCTGAGGATCTTTCGCAGTCAGATTGAATGCTGCCGCCACTTGGAAGAGCCCATCCTGACCTTGAAGAGCTTTACGAAGGGATTCTCTGTCGCCTAAATCCGCAGAAACCAATTTAACTCCTAACTTTTTTAGGTTAGAAGTTTTCTTATCATCATTTGCATCCCGGACTGCAGCCGTTACCTCATAACCTCTTTCTTGAAGAAGTTTTACTAAAGAAAAACCCAAGTGCCCGCTCGCACCAGTTACCAATACTTTTTGCATGAGTTCCTACCTCACTAATTAATATACCATTGGACTATAAATAATATACTATTAGTCAATTATTTTTTGTAAAAAGCAGGCTTAGGGAAAGTTTTGAGAAGGGTTAAATGGTGCCATTTTAGCATGATTGCGTGGGGTGGTGAGGAAGGTTTGCTATTTAGAATTTCCCTTTTGCTTCCTGTACAATGCAGGCGACATCCCCATAAACTTCACGAACTGGGAATGAAAAGTAGACTTCGAATTAAAACCAACAGCGAATGCGATATCTAATACCGAACTGTCTGGTTCTTCCTTTAAACGTTTGCATGCTTCTTCCACTCTATAGCGATTAATGAGTTCGTAAAAATTCATTTTATGAACTTCGTTTAAGTATCTGGAAGTTTGGTGCAGATTCAATCCAAGTTCTGCGGCCAAATCTACCAATCTTAATTCACTATCTCTGTATAAAAACTTGACCTCCAACAATTCTTTAAGTTTGAAATTCGCTGCTTCGACTTCTTTGGAGAGAAGTGGAGTGTTTTGGTATTTCTCATTTTGGATGACTTGGGTGATCTCGCTGAAAAAACTTGGATGCCTTTCTCGAACTAAGAATAGCAGAAGCACCATAATGCAGATTAGAGAAGCTCCTAGATCGAATAAATATTTGTTCTTTAGGAAGTAAGCGGTTCCTATAAGTCCGTTAGCAAATACCGGTAGAAGTAACACTAACCATACTAATTTTAATTCATACATTTCGTATCTTCTGCTGACTTTGTGATAGAGATACAGGCAGAACAGGGAATATACGGAAACCTGGATGCTTGCGACAAAACTTCCTAAATGAGCCCAATCCAATCTGAATTCTTTGGCTCCTTGTATTACTTGGGCCTTTAGTTCTGAGCTGTCTTGGGAGAAGAAGACACATTCGAAAACGGTGAATAATAACACTGGTGAAAAATGGAGTCCGTAGCGAATGAGTTTTTCTCTCGGGCTTTCTTCTTCTGTTTCTAAGAAGGAACGGATGTAGGTGTAAATCAATGGCCCGACTGATATCACGCTGGTATGTAAAAATATAAATAGATAAGGAAATTCTAATAAATCATCCTGCAGATACCAGGAATACCTGAGCAGGATGGTTCCGGTTAGGGTCATAATAAGAACCAAAATCCGATTTCCGGAGCCTGGGCGAATGATTTCCAGATAGGCGTATATAAAAGCAGCTCCGGCGCCGAACTGTAGGAATTTCAGAAAAAATATATGTAGGTATTCCATAGGTGTTGGGCTGAAAGCTATTTGATTTCGTATCCCGTTTTCTGCCAAACAGATTTGGGTCTCTGCGGGGTCTTGTCTGTTCTATTGCAATATGTCCGTTGTAGATTTGACTTTGCTATACTTCAATCACCGACTCAAGCAGGCTTGGTCGTTTCCTCTCTCCCTATGGGGAGTTGCGGAAGGGATACGAAGGGCGTTAGTCCGGGTGAAGCCCGGATGAGCGCGAATGCGCGAACCCGAAGTAGCTCGGTTCCGAACGATAGTGAGGAAGCCGCCCAAAATCCTTTTCGGAACGGTTTGTAGGAACTCCTACAAATTTTTAGGTCAAAAAGGTTCTTGTAAAAAAGGAAATTTTCTGATAAGGCAATTTAACAAGAGCCGAAATGGATACCACCGAACCGGCCCCTTCCGCAGTGACAATAGGAGCGAGGAAACGACTCCGAAGGAAGTCGGTGACCGCTAGGTCAGAAAGTGTCGTTACCGGGTACCACCGAACCGGCCCCCACCCAAAGAGGGTGGGGAGCAAATCGCCTGTAGGAGTTCCAACATCGGTAAAATTCCTTCTACAAATGTCCGATCCGATAAGTTCGGCTATCCGAACCTATGGAGGCGGTCGATACCTGAACGAATATCTGGTAAGATTGGTCCATGAATTCGGAAACATATCCTCTAGCAGTAATACAACTCAAGGGTTCCCAAGAAGAGATGGGAAGACAATTTGGCGAGATCATGAATGAGATCGGGCAGTTTGAGCCGATCTTCGATTTTTATCCTGTGATGGCCCGTAATCTTCTGTTGGGGAGTTTACCTCGTAGCAATCGGAATTTTTTGGCGAAGGGTGTGACTTCTCTTCTGGTGAATTGGATGTCCAAGAGGATGATGAAACATCGGCCGGAAGAATTTTCGGCGAGGACGATTGCAGCTCTAACTTCCGCAGGTCGTTCTGCGAAACTGGAAAAGGAACTTTTTACTATGGATTCTTTTCAGAACTCTGTTGGGTTTTTGGGAATGATCCAACTTCTTCCGGAGCTCGCACATATGAGTCCAGGTAGAAGTCCACAGATGATCCCTGCTTGCACAAGTGTTGCTGTTTGGGGAGACCAAAGTCAAGACGGTAAATTATATCATGCACGCAATTTTGATTTTCCCGGTGTAGAAGTTTGGGATAAACGTCCGATCGTTGTTTTCTGTACTCCTGAAAAAGGTTTACGTTACGGTTATATTGCATGTAGAGGCGCCGATGTTCCTGGGATCACTGCGTTCAATGAGGCAGGCCTCACAATTGCTTTCCATACTCGCTTTCATAAAAAAATAGGATTTAATGGTTTAGGTGTAATCGATTTCGGTCATAAGATTATTTCAGAAGCAAGATCGATTGAAGAAGCGGTGAGTATCGCTAAAAAACATAAGATTAATTCTACCTGGGGTTTGATCGTTACAAATCATAAGGAGAAGGGACCGAAGGCAGCGATTATAGAGACCAACTACGGTAATGTGGATGTGGTCTATCCTAATTTAGGAAAAGATCATATTGTTAATACAAATCATTACCAAAGTGAAAAATTGCAGGAAGGGGAGATCATGGCAGCCCCTGTTTTCTATCATCATTGTATCAGCCGTTTCGACCGAGCAGAGCAGCTTCTTTCTTCCCAAAAGAAGAAGAAGGGGACAAGTGTTGTAGATCTTCAGAATCTTTTGGATGATACGATCGATTGTTCCAGCGGAGAAGTTCGCACAATGGGCTCTACGATACGTCAGATCACTTCCGTTAAATCTGTCGTGATGAGTGCAGAGGCTCGTAAAATTTTTGTCTCCGTTGGCACCGCTCCTACTAGTAGCGGGCCTTATATGGAAATCCCTATGGCCTGGGGAGAACCTGGTTATAAACTTCTGGATCTTTCTGATATTAAAAAAGGTAAAGGAAAGAAGATTGCCTCTTCTAAAAATCCTAAGGTTGGATCGGCGATTCGACATTATAAAAAAGCAATGCTTATTAATGATGATCCAGGAATGGGAGGAATTGATGATATCCTTCTGGAATTACAGAAGGCAAACGAAGAATTCAAGGGTAAGGACCCGTCTATCCTCTTCTTAGAAGCAATTTTATATCTGGAAAAAGGGAATCTGAATAAGGCTTCATTCTTATTGGAACAAGCGGAAAGTTTAGAGACTTCTTCTTTCAGAAAACAGCAAAGTGCATTGTGGCTGGCAAGAACTCAGTCAGTTTTGGGTAAACAAAAGATAGCGGATCATTTCTACGATAAGATCAAAAATTCTAAAACAGAATTTTCTACTCAGGTTTGGAAACAGAAAGCGTTTCAAGACAAGGGTAAATATTCTGCGAGGAAGTTGAGACAGGTTTCTCCGAATTTTATTATCGTAGAAGCGAACGAGCTTTAAAAAAGGCGGACTTCTTCTTCTTGGAAAAAAGGAGGAGAAGTCCGTTTCTATTTAAGGACCAGCCACGCAACGAGCGCGCACGTTTGCGGATTCTGTCTTCGAGTATATATACATTTGATAGATCATTTGTGCATGGGCTGTTGTTAATGTACTATTGAACGTGGTCCCAGTCCAAGAAATGGCCGCTTGGCTGCTATTCGGGAAAATTGATAGCGGAAGGTTCGAATTTCCTATCGAAGGTTCCGATATGAAATAGGACTCTTTTATTGATGGTAGTCTCCAGTCTGTTCTGGAAGCAAAGTTTAGATTATTACAATAATCTAAAGCTTGCTGCCAATTCAGCGGGTTTGCGCTTCCCGAACAAGTTGAGTCTTCTGCTTGTCCATACGCACATTTTTTGATCAGAAGTCCTGTATTTGTTTCTTGTACCGTCCCATCTCCCAGGTCCACAAAACCCGCATTAGGAGCCCTTGAGCCGGATACACAACGGACAGGGAAGTTTGTTGTTTCATCCATAGGTGTTGCATTTCCAGCGGATGATACTAAGTATCTTCCGAAAAATGCTACTGCAGCTGTGGAGGTCCAACCACCTGCTCCTTGACCGTTTGGGAAGTAAGTGTTAGGCAGGTAGGCAGTACTTTGTGAATGGTCCGCGAGTAAGGAAGATTCTCTGGCGCTCGGTAGTCTCCAGATTCTTCCCGCAGTTGCTAAGGAATTGCAATAAGCATTAGCTGCTTGCCAATATAAACTTATGCTGGATCCGACACAGGTGGTACCATTCCATACCATTCCAAACGTACATCTTTGCCAAATCAGTCCTGAGCTTTCTTCTAGTATTGTTTCGCCCGAATCATGGATTTGAAATGCAAGAGGGGCTGGAGTATTTGTAAATTCTCCATCTTCTCCTGTTCCGGTACAGGAGCGCGTTACTCCGCTTGTATCGTAACAAGTAGTTTGGTTTGAATCGGGCAATTGAAAAGATGTTGCCGCAGGGCTTGCAGCACTCGTTAAACCCAGAAGTAGAGAAGTTTCCAGATTATATTTTTTATGTTCCGGTTCACAATTCCAAAGAATGAAGCATATAAGAAATAAAATGCTAAGGGATATCGGTTTTTTCATTTGAGAATTCCAATTTTAAGATATTCTGATTGTTTAATATATCTTAAAGGAGGGAGAGTCGGACAGGAAACGGCAAAAATAGATAAATTTTTCCCGTTAAGTTGGTATTTTTTACGTTATCCGACACCTATATCCCAAAAGAGAGATCTCAAGTTGTATCGAAATTTAGAATAAAGAAGGATCTAAAAAGAATTCTCGCTGGCTACCGATTCTCTTTCCATCCACATTCCGGAGTCCTTGATAAGCTGGACGAGCCTTTCGTCTGCTTCTTCGGAAGGAACGTTTTTGAGCACGATTTCTTTTCCGCGATATAAATGCACTTTGCCTGGGCCGGCTCCTACGTAGCCAAAATCCGCGT from the Leptospira andrefontaineae genome contains:
- a CDS encoding NAD-dependent epimerase/dehydratase family protein, with product MQKVLVTGASGHLGFSLVKLLQERGYEVTAAVRDANDDKKTSNLKKLGVKLVSADLGDRESLRKALQGQDGLFQVAAAFNLTAKDPQKEVVEPNINGTRNILEEAYKAGIKKVVYTSSIAAVGTIAEGESPLNESTWNDSAKEPYAISKTQSEKLAWEISKKLGLNLVTVLPGTILGPQFTQPTSSLKLIQDILKGQLPFAPKMTFSYVDVRDVAMAHILAYENPKAQGRYIATGETLSVSQVCKLVKEIHPKAKTTGKELPSFIVRVMPYLDAFKHAVTGLDRQINSEIVQDYLQRKQEYNSDRLAKEFQWKPMSVKKSLQETVDWMLSAAV
- a CDS encoding AraC family transcriptional regulator, with product MEYLHIFFLKFLQFGAGAAFIYAYLEIIRPGSGNRILVLIMTLTGTILLRYSWYLQDDLLEFPYLFIFLHTSVISVGPLIYTYIRSFLETEEESPREKLIRYGLHFSPVLLFTVFECVFFSQDSSELKAQVIQGAKEFRLDWAHLGSFVASIQVSVYSLFCLYLYHKVSRRYEMYELKLVWLVLLLPVFANGLIGTAYFLKNKYLFDLGASLICIMVLLLFLVRERHPSFFSEITQVIQNEKYQNTPLLSKEVEAANFKLKELLEVKFLYRDSELRLVDLAAELGLNLHQTSRYLNEVHKMNFYELINRYRVEEACKRLKEEPDSSVLDIAFAVGFNSKSTFHSQFVKFMGMSPALYRKQKGNSK
- a CDS encoding C45 family autoproteolytic acyltransferase/hydolase; protein product: MNSETYPLAVIQLKGSQEEMGRQFGEIMNEIGQFEPIFDFYPVMARNLLLGSLPRSNRNFLAKGVTSLLVNWMSKRMMKHRPEEFSARTIAALTSAGRSAKLEKELFTMDSFQNSVGFLGMIQLLPELAHMSPGRSPQMIPACTSVAVWGDQSQDGKLYHARNFDFPGVEVWDKRPIVVFCTPEKGLRYGYIACRGADVPGITAFNEAGLTIAFHTRFHKKIGFNGLGVIDFGHKIISEARSIEEAVSIAKKHKINSTWGLIVTNHKEKGPKAAIIETNYGNVDVVYPNLGKDHIVNTNHYQSEKLQEGEIMAAPVFYHHCISRFDRAEQLLSSQKKKKGTSVVDLQNLLDDTIDCSSGEVRTMGSTIRQITSVKSVVMSAEARKIFVSVGTAPTSSGPYMEIPMAWGEPGYKLLDLSDIKKGKGKKIASSKNPKVGSAIRHYKKAMLINDDPGMGGIDDILLELQKANEEFKGKDPSILFLEAILYLEKGNLNKASFLLEQAESLETSSFRKQQSALWLARTQSVLGKQKIADHFYDKIKNSKTEFSTQVWKQKAFQDKGKYSARKLRQVSPNFIIVEANEL
- a CDS encoding DUF1566 domain-containing protein, translating into MKKPISLSILFLICFILWNCEPEHKKYNLETSLLLGLTSAASPAATSFQLPDSNQTTCYDTSGVTRSCTGTGEDGEFTNTPAPLAFQIHDSGETILEESSGLIWQRCTFGMVWNGTTCVGSSISLYWQAANAYCNSLATAGRIWRLPSARESSLLADHSQSTAYLPNTYFPNGQGAGGWTSTAAVAFFGRYLVSSAGNATPMDETTNFPVRCVSGSRAPNAGFVDLGDGTVQETNTGLLIKKCAYGQAEDSTCSGSANPLNWQQALDYCNNLNFASRTDWRLPSIKESYFISEPSIGNSNLPLSIFPNSSQAAISWTGTTFNSTLTTAHAQMIYQMYIYSKTESANVRARCVAGP